A region from the Hydra vulgaris chromosome 08, alternate assembly HydraT2T_AEP genome encodes:
- the LOC100200994 gene encoding probable serine/threonine-protein kinase DDB_G0282963 isoform X2 yields the protein MSVATIRNNHSNLSSPIKPPIKQDPEYLASKKPKKEDICSQTVKTNLNSSNQSTENSINIDNGKTPCQTSINVPASELNNMSTNCLNQPHNYNGNLSDTNGLSNHFSAYNNNSNINSHSGSLDSVGPLPNEIFELLNEFWRPNELVAPDTHLLNGKFSRRSPDASLEENGEDEKEDDLSSLADNEIGADKNTQKRRYSRLSDGYERLKLVLPSVKDKRRVSKARILDEAINYIQRLESVTNVLKREHEKRLNMMNGSNGFFPDYSVQPYVRSLFQKQMYPSAINQTKMNHYPKLNVATNAAPKSPRLKQYCTQNYPPATLNNINVPTNMSADYSYNNMTSYVNHASNSLYQTNDPTQLMNGDSSSPITNNSPFSTCSLSPGNTPTTFQNGSNAVNNSWPYQAGTGSYETNPSQLSSYNANRVCNGDFGTNGAYSSLTNHMWGSIGLPEASSQIVPHSDHSMKVG from the exons ATGTCGGTAGCGACAATTCGAAACAATCACTCCAATCTTTCAAGTCCAATAAAACCACCTATTAAACAAGACCCTGAATACTTGGCTAgcaaaaaacctaaaaaagagGACATATGTAGCCAAACcgttaaaactaatttaaactctTCCAACCAATCAACAGAAAACTCGATTAACATTGACAATGGAAAAACACCATGCCAAACAAGCATTAACGTTCCTGCATCTGAACTAAACAATATGTCGACTAACTGCTTAAATCAACCTCACAACTATAACGGTAACTTGAGCGATACGAACGGTCTGTCAAACCACTTTTCAGCCTACAATAACAACAGTAACATCAATTCTCACAGTGGTTCACTTGATTCAGTTGGACCACTGCCAAATGAAATATTTGAGCTGCTAAATGAATTTTGGCGACCAAATGAACTTGTCGCACCAGATACACATTTACTAAATGGTAAATTTTCAAGACGAAGTCCTGATGCTTCCCTTGAAGAAAATGGAGAAGatgaaaaag aagATGATTTATCATCTTTAGCAGATAATGAAATTGGCGCCGACAAAAATACGCAAAAACGTCGTTATAGTCGATTGTCTGACGGTTATGAAAGACTTAAGTTAGTTTTACCTTCAGTGAAGGACAAACGAAGAGTCTCTAag GCTCGTATACTTGATGAAGCAATTAATTACATTCAAAGACTAGAAAGTGTAACTAATGTTCTAAAAAGAGAACAtg AAAAACGTTTAAACATGATGAATGGCTCAAACGGTTTTTTTCCTGACTATTCAGTGCAGCCTTATGTGAg gtcactttttcaaaaacaaatgtatCCTTCTGCAATaaaccaaacaaaaatgaaCCATTACCCAAAACTTAATGTTGCAACAAACGCGGCTCCAAAATCACCACGTTTAAAGCAGTATTGTACTCAAAATTACCCGCCTGCAACATTAAACAACATTAACGTTCCAACAAATATGTCAGCTGATTATAGCTACAACAACATGACCAGCTATGTAAACCATGCTTCAAATTCATTGTACCAAACAAATGATCCTACTCAGCTCATGAATGGAGATTCGTCTTCGCCTATCACAAATAACTCTCCTTTTAGCACTTGCTCATTAAGCCCCGGAAATACCCCTACAACGTTTCAAAACGGCAGCAACGCTGTAAATAACTCCTGGCCGTACCAAGCTGGAACAGGAAGCTATGAAACGAATCCTTCTCAACTAAGTAGCTATAATGCAAACAGAGTGTGTAATGGTGACTTTGGAACAAATGGCGCTTATTCAAGTTTAACGAACCACATGTGGGGAAGCATTGGTCTACCAGAAGCTTCAAGTCAAATTGTTCCGCATTCGGATCATTCAATGAAAGTTGGTTAA